Proteins encoded together in one Impatiens glandulifera chromosome 1, dImpGla2.1, whole genome shotgun sequence window:
- the LOC124932990 gene encoding uncharacterized protein LOC124932990 has product KYNINRLGKDGIGGEDYWRCWAVASISQLAWGIRSCRRGFPGDPRFMPLKAFAVGSLFVGSAASAFTAVLSASGIRSVNDAKEVGANIRSGLGITRRVQDK; this is encoded by the exons aaatacaatattaatagGTTAGGGAAGGACGGGATCGGCGGAGAAGACTACTGGCGTTGTTGGGCCGTCGCGAGCATTTCTCAGTTGGCTTGGGGTATCAGATCTTGCCGGCGTGGATTTCCCGGCGACCCTCGTTTCATGCCTCTCAAAGCCTTCGCCGTCGGTTCTCTATTCGTCGGATCCGCCGCCTCCGCCTTTACTGCCGTCCTCTCTGCTTCAGGCATCCGCTCG GTGAATGATGCTAAGGAAGTTGGTGCAAATATCAGATCTGGTCTAGGGATTACTAGAAGGGTACAAGACAAATAG